Proteins encoded in a region of the Zunongwangia endophytica genome:
- the thrA gene encoding bifunctional aspartate kinase/homoserine dehydrogenase I, giving the protein MNILKFGGSSLASPERIKLVAETVKKHVQQDKTIAVFSAFGGVTNDLLKMAALAATEDLAYKEILAQNEKRHLDAVKELIPIQNQSGVLSKVKTEFNRLETLYEGVYLLNELSNKTKHVVSSFGEILSSLIIAEYFKSLATDAALVDSRELIVCKNDNEKIQLNYEITNNNITEYFKENDASLFIVPGFVAKNEQGVPSTLGRGGSDFTAAIFGGALDVASVFIYTDVNGMYTANPNVVHQAYPLQNISYQEAMELSHFGAKVLYPPTLQPLLDKGIQIHIKNTFSPDESGTLISKSSKENFRWVTGITHIDDIKLLNIEGSGMVGIPGFSKRFFETLYQKNINVVLITQASSEHSICVAVKDEEAEAAKEALDEAFAVEIDYQKIKPVEIEGNVAIIALVGDRMKSHHGLSGKMFSALGNNNINIRAIAQGSSERNISAIIAKKDINKALNTLHEQFFEVPSKELNLFITGVGNVGSKLLAQLEKQEQYLLEKLRLKVRVLGLSNSRKMAFDENGLDLSNWEEALDNGEKASKHDFFNRVKEFNLRNSIFVDNTASAEISKWYKEYLANSIAVVTCNKIAAADDLVNYQNLQHLSREYGASFLYETNVGAGLPIIDTLKNLIASGDRIHKIQAVLSGSLNFVFNTYNGTDPFYKTVEQAMEEGYTEPDPKIDLSGVDVARKILILARESGLKMELSDIENKSFLSEESLNTENNEDFFKLLQEDESKFKAIYDDTAKEGAQLKYVAQLEDGKASVGLQKVDAEHPFYNLSGSDNIVLFFTDRYSVQPLIVKGAGAGADVTASGIFADVIRIGKK; this is encoded by the coding sequence ATGAATATCCTAAAATTCGGAGGATCTTCTTTAGCCTCTCCGGAGCGAATCAAACTTGTAGCCGAAACTGTAAAAAAGCATGTGCAACAAGATAAAACCATTGCGGTATTTTCTGCATTTGGAGGCGTGACTAACGATCTTTTAAAAATGGCTGCGTTAGCTGCTACAGAAGATTTAGCATACAAAGAAATTCTTGCACAAAACGAAAAGCGACATTTAGATGCGGTAAAAGAACTTATTCCGATTCAGAATCAAAGCGGAGTTCTAAGCAAAGTAAAAACTGAATTCAATAGATTAGAAACACTTTACGAAGGTGTTTATTTATTGAATGAGTTATCCAATAAAACCAAACATGTGGTTTCTAGTTTTGGTGAAATTCTTTCTTCTTTAATTATTGCTGAATATTTTAAAAGTCTAGCTACAGATGCAGCCTTAGTTGATTCTAGAGAATTGATTGTTTGTAAAAACGATAATGAAAAAATTCAGCTGAATTATGAAATTACCAATAATAATATAACTGAATATTTTAAAGAAAACGATGCAAGCTTATTTATAGTTCCTGGATTTGTTGCTAAAAACGAACAAGGAGTACCAAGTACATTAGGAAGAGGAGGTAGTGATTTTACAGCTGCTATTTTTGGTGGAGCTCTAGATGTTGCTAGTGTGTTTATTTATACCGATGTTAACGGAATGTACACCGCTAATCCAAATGTAGTGCATCAAGCATATCCACTTCAAAATATATCGTATCAAGAAGCGATGGAGCTTTCACATTTTGGGGCGAAAGTATTATATCCGCCAACACTTCAACCGCTTCTGGACAAAGGAATTCAAATTCATATAAAAAACACGTTTTCACCAGATGAGTCCGGTACTTTAATTTCAAAATCCAGTAAAGAAAACTTTAGATGGGTAACAGGAATTACGCATATCGATGATATTAAATTATTGAATATCGAAGGTAGCGGAATGGTTGGTATTCCAGGTTTTTCGAAACGTTTCTTCGAAACCTTGTATCAGAAGAATATCAATGTTGTTTTGATCACACAGGCATCATCAGAACATAGTATTTGTGTGGCTGTAAAAGATGAAGAGGCAGAAGCAGCTAAAGAAGCTTTAGATGAAGCTTTCGCTGTTGAAATCGATTATCAGAAAATTAAACCTGTAGAAATAGAAGGTAATGTAGCGATTATTGCTTTGGTTGGCGATCGTATGAAGAGTCACCATGGATTAAGCGGTAAAATGTTCAGCGCACTAGGTAATAATAATATTAATATTAGAGCGATTGCGCAAGGATCTTCAGAGCGTAATATATCAGCTATCATTGCTAAGAAAGATATTAATAAGGCGCTAAATACGCTTCATGAGCAGTTTTTCGAAGTGCCTTCTAAAGAGCTAAACTTATTTATTACCGGGGTAGGAAATGTAGGTAGTAAATTATTGGCGCAGCTAGAGAAACAGGAACAATATTTACTTGAAAAATTAAGACTGAAAGTCCGCGTTCTTGGTTTATCAAATTCTCGAAAAATGGCTTTTGATGAAAACGGACTAGATTTAAGCAATTGGGAAGAAGCCTTAGATAATGGTGAAAAAGCAAGTAAGCACGACTTTTTTAACCGAGTTAAAGAATTCAACCTTAGAAATAGCATTTTCGTTGATAATACGGCTAGTGCTGAAATTTCAAAATGGTATAAAGAGTATTTAGCAAACTCTATTGCAGTTGTTACCTGTAATAAAATTGCAGCAGCAGATGATTTGGTGAATTACCAGAATTTGCAGCATCTTTCTAGAGAATATGGTGCATCTTTTCTGTATGAAACCAATGTAGGCGCAGGATTACCAATTATCGATACTCTTAAAAATCTAATTGCTTCAGGAGATAGAATTCATAAAATCCAGGCCGTACTTTCGGGAAGTTTAAATTTTGTGTTTAATACCTATAACGGAACCGATCCATTCTACAAAACAGTAGAACAAGCGATGGAAGAAGGTTATACCGAACCAGATCCTAAAATCGATTTAAGTGGAGTAGACGTTGCCCGTAAAATTTTGATTCTTGCTCGTGAAAGTGGATTAAAAATGGAGCTTAGCGATATTGAAAATAAAAGCTTCCTTTCTGAAGAAAGCTTGAATACAGAAAACAATGAGGATTTCTTTAAATTACTTCAAGAAGATGAAAGTAAATTTAAAGCGATTTACGATGATACAGCTAAAGAAGGAGCGCAATTAAAATATGTAGCGCAATTAGAAGATGGTAAAGCTTCCGTTGGATTGCAAAAAGTAGATGCAGAGCATCCTTTTTATAATCTTAGTGGTAGCGATAATATTGTATTATTCTTTACCGATCGTTATAGCGTACAACCACTAATCGTAAAAGGAGCAGGAGCTGGTGCCGATGTAACGGCTTCAGGAATCTTTGCCGATGTTATACGAATAGGTAAAAAATAG
- the thrC gene encoding threonine synthase — protein MNYFSLNNRSHSSSFENAVIRGLAPDKGLYFPENIEKLPDSFFKELPNLPQTEVAYQAIKQFVGDEIPEKELKEIIATTLDFEFPIVHVKDNVYTLELFHGPTLAFKDVGARFMAGSLGYFITKNEVGKVTVLVATSGDTGGAVANGFLGVEGIDVVILYPKGKVSKIQEKQLTTLGQNITALEIDGAFDLCQDMVKQAFLDEEIQSQRQLTSANSINVARWLPQMFYYFLAYRQLSSEGKDIVFSVPSGNFGNICAGMVAKALGLPIKHFIASNNANRTITDYLETGTYKPKPSVSTISNAMDIGNPSNFVRILELFHNEYGNVKENLTSFSYDDEVTKQAMDSVYKETGYVMDPHGAVGYLGLQEYFKTHPNEVGAFLETAHPCKFRETVQDAIGKEIEIPDSIQAVLDKEKKAISIKNYADLKAFLLK, from the coding sequence ATGAACTATTTTAGTCTGAATAATAGAAGCCATTCTTCCAGTTTCGAGAATGCTGTAATTAGAGGTCTGGCACCAGATAAAGGATTATACTTTCCTGAAAATATTGAAAAATTACCAGATTCTTTTTTTAAAGAACTTCCTAATTTACCACAAACTGAAGTTGCTTATCAGGCAATTAAGCAATTTGTAGGTGATGAAATTCCAGAAAAAGAACTTAAAGAAATTATTGCTACAACTTTAGATTTTGAATTTCCGATAGTTCACGTAAAAGATAACGTTTATACTTTAGAGCTTTTTCATGGGCCAACATTGGCTTTTAAAGATGTAGGAGCTCGTTTTATGGCGGGAAGTTTAGGTTATTTTATTACCAAAAATGAAGTTGGGAAAGTAACTGTACTTGTTGCAACATCTGGAGATACCGGTGGTGCAGTGGCCAATGGCTTTTTAGGGGTAGAGGGAATCGATGTCGTGATTTTGTATCCTAAAGGTAAAGTGAGTAAAATTCAGGAAAAACAATTAACTACGCTTGGGCAAAATATAACTGCTTTAGAAATTGATGGTGCTTTCGATTTATGCCAGGATATGGTAAAACAGGCCTTTTTAGACGAAGAAATTCAATCCCAACGCCAGTTAACTTCAGCAAATTCAATTAACGTTGCTCGTTGGCTTCCGCAGATGTTTTATTACTTTTTAGCGTATCGCCAGTTATCTTCCGAAGGAAAAGATATTGTTTTCTCTGTGCCTAGTGGAAATTTTGGAAATATTTGTGCCGGTATGGTTGCAAAAGCGTTAGGCTTGCCGATTAAACATTTTATCGCTTCTAATAACGCCAATAGAACAATCACCGATTATTTAGAAACCGGTACTTACAAACCAAAACCAAGTGTTTCGACTATTTCGAACGCGATGGATATTGGGAATCCAAGTAATTTTGTGCGAATTTTAGAGTTATTTCATAATGAATACGGAAATGTAAAAGAAAACCTAACTAGCTTTAGTTATGATGATGAGGTTACAAAGCAAGCTATGGATTCGGTTTACAAAGAAACGGGTTACGTAATGGATCCACACGGAGCGGTTGGTTATCTCGGTTTACAAGAGTATTTTAAAACACATCCTAATGAAGTTGGTGCATTTTTAGAAACGGCACATCCTTGTAAATTTAGAGAAACTGTTCAGGATGCTATTGGGAAAGAAATCGAAATTCCAG
- a CDS encoding homoserine kinase, whose protein sequence is MEEIKVFAPATVANLSCGFDVLGCCLDNVGDEMIVKKNDLRKLRITKLEGQDLPMEIDQNVAGVAVQAMLEKLGSDEGFDIEIYKKIKAGSGIGSSAASSAGAVFAVNKLLGSPFKNVELLPFAMEGERLASGNAHADNVAPALLGGFTLVKSYHPLEVLSLPSPEELNVVILHPQIEVKTKDSRAIIKRNISLDKAVSQWGNLGALVSALYTNDYELLGRSLKDEIVEPIRSILIPYFDEIKALSLESGALGFGISGSGPSVYAMCRGREQAENVKHQIAEFMEKQSITYDLHLSKINPEGVKIL, encoded by the coding sequence ATGGAAGAAATAAAAGTTTTTGCACCGGCAACGGTTGCTAATCTTTCCTGCGGATTCGATGTTTTAGGCTGTTGCCTGGATAATGTTGGGGACGAGATGATCGTTAAAAAAAATGATCTTAGAAAACTTCGAATTACTAAGCTAGAAGGTCAGGATCTTCCTATGGAAATCGATCAAAACGTGGCAGGAGTAGCGGTACAGGCAATGCTTGAAAAGCTAGGATCTGATGAAGGTTTTGATATCGAGATTTATAAAAAAATAAAAGCAGGAAGCGGAATTGGCAGTAGTGCTGCCAGTTCTGCCGGTGCTGTTTTTGCCGTAAATAAATTATTAGGTTCTCCATTTAAAAATGTAGAATTATTGCCTTTCGCGATGGAAGGGGAGCGTTTGGCTAGTGGAAATGCGCATGCCGATAATGTTGCACCTGCTTTGTTGGGTGGTTTTACTCTAGTAAAAAGTTATCATCCATTAGAGGTGCTATCTCTACCTTCTCCGGAAGAGCTGAATGTGGTTATTCTTCATCCTCAAATTGAAGTGAAAACTAAAGATTCTCGCGCAATTATTAAGCGGAATATTAGTTTGGATAAAGCAGTAAGCCAATGGGGAAACCTTGGGGCTTTAGTGAGTGCTTTATATACTAATGATTACGAATTATTGGGGAGAAGTCTTAAAGATGAAATTGTAGAACCTATCCGGTCTATTTTAATACCGTATTTCGATGAAATTAAGGCACTTTCTTTAGAGAGTGGTGCATTGGGATTTGGTATTTCTGGTTCCGGACCATCGGTTTACGCAATGTGTCGTGGCCGTGAGCAAGCTGAAAATGTAAAACATCAGATTGCTGAATTTATGGAAAAACAAAGTATAACTTACGATCTTCATTTATCAAAAATTAATCCTGAAGGAGTTAAAATATTATAG